A genomic stretch from Penicillium digitatum chromosome 4, complete sequence includes:
- a CDS encoding Transcription factor Iwr1, translating into MALPPEQINIKRRREEEPVETLFIQSALHQTKRRFTDFVFHRVTLKASESGSGDASPSPPTTPVVQRLLKSPRSVSSLHVNRRAPASTIGVPTVRATSPGAEFREAQRIVTVRKEAEAKHRRAVYGGPSPFTDLQPNSAASSDVPHQPALHDSNPTSADVSSSRAQTLRRFQISRSNLDSLRSSPGGVQKRRAGGPAPGVAVLVEQLQRNAHTRKASMVSDLVADARALSLKPKELVQDTDTIPPSPVKPRKRPVVNQAERRWREERKGVISAAKQHLSDTLEKSAQTLQRSWDQESERLAHDLEQVALELEREADQDHGMDLDPRVVGKPAPPPPASLQQAFSTAPMSPLKHQPRQPKEPRVAPTPPQSSEVIEQAVEEDDEGDYVYDVYVRRPLSEAEMLKNPLAEYESDQQHNHIAKTQPGVGVIVITAEDEEYWDDFIEDDEEEWDSEDADSNAENNPANDYPDEEASSDDDEFDFEDSASEDGGTGYMSRYRGHVDSDEDY; encoded by the exons ATGGCGCTTCCGCCAGAGCAGATCAACATCAAGCGTCGGCGCGAGGAAGAGCCCGTCGAGACCTTAT TCATTCAATCCGCACTCCATCAAACCAAGCGGCGCTTCACTGACTTCGTCTTCCACAGAGTCACTCTGAAAGCCAGCGAGAGCGGGAGTGGAGATGCATCTCCAAGTCCACCAACAACGCCAGTCGTGCAGCGGCTGTTGAAGAGCCCACGCTCAGTGAGCAGTCTTCATGTTAACCGGCGCGCGCCAGCATCTACGATAGGCGTGCCTACGGTGCGGGCCACCTCGCCGGGTGCTGAATTCCGCGAGGCGCAGCGAATTGTAACCGTGCGCAAAGAAGCAGAGGCAAAGCACAGACGTGCCGTCTACGGGGGCCCTTCTCCGTTCACTGATCTGCAGCCCAACTCTGCGGCCAGCTCTGATGTGCCCCACCAACCAGCCTTACATGACAGCAACCCAACATCGGCGGATGTATCCTCCAGCCGCGCGCAGACCCTGCGCCGCTTCCAGATCTCACGTTCAAATCTTGACTCCCTAAGAAGTTCCCCTGGGGGGGTTCAAAAGCGACGCGCTGGTGGCCCTGCACCTGGTGTGGCTGTGCTGGTTGAGCAGCTGCAGCGGAATGCGCACACCCGCAAGGCTTCCATGGTCTCGGACCTGGTTGCGGATGCACGGGCTCTCTCGTTAAAGCCTAAGGAACTTGTCCAGGACACAGACACCATACCCCCGTCACCGGTTAAACCACGCAAACGACCTGTTGTTAACCAGGCCGAGAGACGGTGGCGTGAGGAGCGCAAGGGTGTCATTTCGGCTGCGAAACAGCATCTATCTGATACCTTGGAGAAATCCGCTCAGACACTGCAAAGGAGCTGGGATCAGGAATCTGAACGTCTGGCTCATGATCTCGAGCAGGTCGCGCTGGAGCTCGAGCGCGAGGCTGACCAAGACCATGGAATGGACCTCGATCCCCGGGTCGTTGGAAAGCCGGCCCCTCCCCCGCCTGCATCTTTACAGCAAGCTTTCAGCACGGCTCCTATGTCCCCTTTGAAACACCAGCCCCGGCAGCCTAAGGAACCGAGAGTTGCACCTACACCGCCGCAGTCTTCGGAAGTAATTGAACAGGCTGtggaggaggatgacgaaGGCGACTATGTCTACGATGTTTACGTCCGGCGCCCGCTTTCAGAAGCCGAGATGCTGAAGAATCCGCTCGCCGAATACGAGTCTGACCAGCAGCACAACCATATCGCCAAGACTCAGCCCGGAGTTGGTGTCATTGTCATCACGGCCGAGGACGAGGAGTACTGGGACGACTTTattgaagatgacgaggaagagtgGGATAGTGAGGATGCGGACTCTAATG CTGAAAACAACCCCGCCAACGATTACCCAGATGAAGAAGCGTCGTCTGATGACGATGAATTTGACTTCGAGGATTCAGCGAGCGAGGATGGCGGGACTGGGTACATGTCTCGCTACCGCGGGCACGTAGACTCGGATGAAGACTACTGA
- a CDS encoding Differentiation regulator (Nrd1), putative, with translation MQASDVSSIPNNSRLILAGPKYVLNGDTGFSHGAYNNNHPNPIQGFSDRNARRVNIPAINTAASQHSDMASGFDMNYTPLLPSQLLVGSPFQPGTPSAFASPQFANFGGFPQANGNGHVQNNQNHIHSPTQGMQNHGLYGMMSPDGMGASQMMGPQSPINGLGGMGNAALGSPQASVAPGMLSGTSRTVYLGNIPAETSAEEILNHVRSGQIESVRLLPDKNCAFISFLDSSSATHFHSDAILKKLAIKGNDIKVGWGKPSQVPTSVALAVQQSGASRNVYLGNLAEETSEDDLREDLSKFGPIDTVKIVKEKAIGFVHFLSISNAMKAVTQLPQEQQWQAPKRVFYGKDRCAYVSKTQQQNAAQFLGIAPGYAHVLNTADRDLISNALAQQSVAAAAVATTAGGVNNLGNRTIYLGNIHPETTIEEICNVVRGGLLHHVRYIPDKHICFVTFIDPTSAASFYALSNLQGLMIHNRRLKIGWGKHSGPLPPAIALAVSGGASRNVYVGNLDEAWTEERLRQDFSEYGEIELVNTLREKSCAFVNFTNIANAIKAIEGMRNREDYRRFKINFGKDRCGNPPRQAGNTPNGQQNRNGSGMEGQSPPSVLNGFQQNLSQSGSQSSPTRPALSPASGSTGSQNGQHRHPLQNVTSPSGVLNVGSSNPLTMYLNQMSAHQAQDQENHLNDHMVLSSFQIQSQSQQSLYNGDISNGHMDPPMHQHKSTNSYLSVGNGSGHGHHASTSSLSVPRASHSRAVSLPSFSQEPFGPVSGQSGHTRAGAAHQPQSSFSGFSALSGLNHSAFGLAIQNENSLPGWAEEEIGAK, from the coding sequence ATGCAAGCCTCGGATGTATCGAGCATCCCGAACAATTCGCGTCTAATCCTTGCCGGGCCTAAATACGTGCTGAACGGTGACACTGGCTTTTCCCACGGAGCTTACAACAACAACCACCCCAACCCTATTCAAGGATTCTCGGACCGGAACGCTCGTCGCGTTAATATCCCCGCTATAAACACCGCCGCCAGCCAACACTCCGACATGGCATCCGGCTTCGACATGAACTACACCCCCCTGCTCCCCTCCCAGCTGCTAGTAGGCAGTCCCTTCCAACCAGGAACTCCATCGGCTTTCGCTTCGCCTCAATTCGCCAATTTTGGTGGCTTCCCACAGGCCAATGGCAATGGACACGTCCAAAACAACCAGAACCATATTCACAGCCCAACGCAAGGAATGCAAAACCACGGTTTGTATGGAATGATGTCACCTGACGGCATGGGTGCCTCCCAAATGATGGGACCTCAATCGCCGATCAATGGTCTTGGAGGTATGGGAAATGCGGCTCTCGGAAGCCCCCAGGCTTCCGTGGCCCCGGGCATGCTTTCAGGAACCAGCCGTACCGTGTATCTTGGAAACATCCCGGCTGAAACATCTGCCGAGGAGATTTTAAATCACGTGCGTAGCGGTCAAATTGAGTCGGTGCGTCTGCTCCCTGACAAGAACTGTGCCTTTATCTCCTTTTTGGACAGCAGCTCCGCCACCCATTTCCATTCAGATGCTATCTTGAAGAAGTTGGCCATCAAGGGAAATGACATCAAAGTCGGCTGGGGCAAGCCGTCACAGGTCCCTACCTCGGTCGCCCTGGCGGTTCAACAGTCTGGCGCGTCACGTAACGTGTACCTTGGAAATCTGGCCGAGGAGACATCTGAGGATGATCTGCGGGAGGATTTGAGCAAATTTGGGCCCATTGATACCGTGAAGATCGTTAAGGAGAAGGCGATTGGATTCGTCCATTTCCTGTCGATCAGTAATGCCATGAAGGCTGTCACCCAGCTCCCCCAGGAGCAGCAATGGCAAGCGCCAAAGCGGGTATTCTACGGCAAGGACCGTTGTGCGTATGTGTCCAAGACTCAGCAGCAAAATGCTGCGCAGTTCCTGGGAATCGCACCGGGATACGCGCACGTGCTGAACACGGCGGATCGTGACTTGATTTCTAATGCACTTGCGCAGCAGTCTGTTGCCGCGGCCGCCGTGGCAACAACGGCGGGTGGTGTTAACAATCTCGGCAATCGCACCatttaccttggaaacatCCACCCCGAAACTACCATTGAAGAGATTTGCAATGTTGTCCGCGGAGGCTTGCTGCACCATGTTCGATATATTCCGGATAAGCACATTTGCTTCGTGACATTCATCGACCCCACCTCGGCTGCTTCCTTCTACGCCCTGAGCAACCTGCAGGGGCTGATGATCCATAACCGACGCCTGAAGATTGGATGGGGCAAACACTCCGGCCCCCTCCCACCCGCCATTGCGTTGGCAGTCAGCGGCGGCGCATCCCGCAATGTCTATGTTGGTAACTTAGATGAGGCCTGGACGGAGGAACGCCTTCGCCAGGACTTCTCGGAGTACGGTGAGATTGAACTAGTGAACACACTGCGCGAGAAGAGTTGTGCCTTTGTCAACTTCACGAATATCGCCAATGCAATCAAGGCTATTGAGGGAATGCGCAATCGGGAGGACTACCGGCGATTCAAGATTAACTTTGGCAAGGATCGCTGCGGAAACCCACCGCGTCAGGCCGGAAACACCCCGAACGGACAGCAGAACCGCAACGGATCCGGCATGGAAGGCCAGTCACCACCATCCGTTCTTAATGGATTCCAGCAGAATCTCAGCCAGTCTGGCTCCCAGTCCAGCCCGACGCGCCCTGCCCTTTCCCCGGCATCAGGATCCACCGGCTCCCAGAATGGACAACACCGCCATCCGCTGCAGAATGTGACCTCTCCCTCTGGGGTTCTGAATGTCGGCTCGAGCAATCCGTTGACCATGTACCTGAACCAGATGTCTGCTCATCAGGCACAGGATCAGGAGAATCATCTAAACGATCATATGGTGCTCTCTAGCTTCCAAATACAGTCTCAGTCACAGCAGTCGTTGTACAACGGCGACATCTCGAATGGACACATGGACCCGCCTATGCACCAGCACAAGTCCACCAACAGTTACCTAAGTGTGGGCAATGGATCAGGACACGGTCACCACGCAAGCACCAGCAGCCTTAGCGTACCCCGTGCTTCGCACTCCCGGGCTGTCAGTTTGCCCTCATTCTCCCAGGAGCCCTTTGGACCGGTCTCAGGTCAATCCGGCCACACTCGCGCAGGTGCGGCACACCAGCCTCAGAGCAGCTTCTCCGGCTTCTCTGCTCTCAGTGGACTCAACCACTCGGCATTTGGCCTGGCTATTCAAAACGAAAACTCGCTGCCTGGCTGggcggaagaggagatcgGAGCCAAATGA
- a CDS encoding Asparaginyl-tRNA synthetase, class IIb — translation MASTTIYIDEDVGRDESPATGTETAPYKTLVHAYVEHPPTTEGIQYLTRKSQTDAAGEDVDPAAKLEWKPATKSAMKKANNLWEQRKKKAAKEQELAFREKAEADKRQKVLEDAKKIVIKEDASLPKPLRVRLDVTDPATIKLRTSESDEAGTRVRVLGRVHRARAQKDVVFITLTDGYGYLQCVLTGDMVKTYDIMTLTLETSMSIHGEMRAVPPKQHAPNDRELHADFFEIIGKAAGDKEAITTRVAPDADPQTLYDNRHLVLRGEISSSVMKVRAATLRAFRKAFQETRMLEVTPPAMVQTQVEGGSTLFGFDYYGENAYLTQSSQLYLETCLPSLGDVFCVCPSFRAEKSLTRRHLSEYTHIEAELDFITFTDLLDHLEDIICRVIDYTLAEPEIAGYIKQLNPDFKPPSRPFRRMKYDDAIQWLIEHEIPNEEGQPHQFGDDIAEAAERRMTDIINQPIFLTHFPANIKAFYMKKDPEDRRVTESVDVLMPGVGEIVGGSMRMDNWDELMAAYKHEGMDPSPYYWYTDQRKYGTSPHGGYGLGLERFLAWLCARYTVRDCSLYPRYTGRCTP, via the exons ATGGCATCTACCACCATCTACATCGACGAAGACGTCGGTAGAGATGAGTCCCCCGCCACCGGCACCGAGACCGCCCCCTACAAGACCCTCGTCCACGCCTACGTGGAACACCCCCCCACCACTGAAGGAATCCAGTACCTCACACGCAAGTCCCAGACCGACGCCGCCGGCGAGGATGTCGATCCCGCGGCCAAATTGGAGTGGAAGCCCGCCACCAAGTCGGCAATGAAGAAGGCCAACAACCTCTGGGAGCagcgcaagaagaaggccgCCAAGGAACAGGAATTGGCCTTCCGCGAGAAGGCCGAGGCCGACAAGCGCCAGAAGGTCCTTGAGGACGCCAAGAAGATTGTGATCAAGGAGGACGCCTCCCTGCCGAAGCCCCTGCGCGTTCGTCTGGACGTCACTGACCCGGCCACCATCAAGCTGCGCACCTCTGAGTCCGATGAGGCTGGCACCCGAGTCCGCGTTCTGGGCCGAGTTCACCGGGCCCGCGCTCAGAAGGATGTCGTGTTCATCACTCTCACTGATGGCTATGGGTACCTGCAGTGCGTCCTGACCGGTGACATGGTCAAGACCTACGATATCATGACCCTCACCCTCGAAACCTCCATGTCCATCCACGGTGAGATGCGCGCCGTGCCCCCCAAGCAGCATGCGCCCAACGACCGCGAGTTGCACGCCGACTTCTTCGAAATCATCGGCAAGGCCGCTGGCGACAAGGAGGCTATTACCACGCGTGTGGCGCCGGACGCTGACCCGCAAACTCTCTACGACAACCGCCACTTGGTTCTACGTGGTGAGATCTCCTCCTCCGTTATGAAGGTGCGCGCCGCTACTCTGCGTGCTTTCCGCAAGGCCTTCCAGGAGACCCGCATGCTGGAGGTGACTCCTCCCGCCATGGTGCAGACCCAGGTCGAGGGCGGTAGCACTCTGTTCGGATTCGACTACTACGGCGAGAACGCCTACCTGACCCAGTCCTCGCAGCTGTACCTGGAGACATGTCTCCCCTCCCTGGGTGACGTGTTCTGTGTGTGCCCGTCTTTCCGTGCCGAGAAGTCGTTGACCCGTCGCCACCTGTCGGAGTACACGCACATCGAAGCCGAGTTGGACTTTATCACCTTCACTGATCTGCTCGACCACCTTGAGGATATCATCTGCCGCGTGATCGACTACACTCTGGCCGAGCCTGAGATCGCCGGATATATCAAGCAGCTCAACCCGGACTTCAAGCCCCCGTCCCGTCCCTTCCGCCGCATGAAGTACGACGATGCTATCCAGTGGTTGATCGAGCACGAAATCCCCAACGAGGAGGGCCAGCCCCACCAATTCGGTGACGATATTGCCGAGGCTGCTGAGCGTCGCATGACCGATATCATCAACCAGCCCATCTTCCTAACTCACTTCCCCGCCAATATCAAGGCTTTCTACATGAAGAAGGATCCTGAGGATCGCCGTGTCACTGAGAGTGTTGACGTGCTCATGCCCGGTGTTGGCGAGATTGTCGGAGGCAGTATGAGAATGGACAACTGGGATGAGCTGATGGCTGCTTACAAGCACGAGGGCATGGACCCCTCGCCCTACTACTGGTACACTGACCAGCGCAA GTACGGTACCTCTCCTCACGGTGGCTATGGTCTTGGTCTTGAGCGTTTCTTGGCCTGGCTGTGCGCTCGTTATACCGTCCGTGACTGCTCACTGTACCCCCGGTACACCGGCCGTTGCACCCCTTAG